A stretch of DNA from Sphingopyxis sp. MWB1:
CCCGCGCTGTCCATCACCGCCTCCATCCCGCCGCCCGGAAAGCGGACCGGCCGCGCGCCCGACCGCCGCCCGCCGCCATTGGGGTTGCCCGCGACGAGCAGGGTGCGGGCATTGTCGAAGGTCGTACCGGTACTGTTGGTCAGCGTCACCCAGCCCTGAATATCCATCGCCTGCTTCCCCGCATCGAAGAGGGCGACATAATCGGCGGTCCAGCCCAAATTGGGGGTGAGATAGGAAAGGCGCGCGGGGATGGTCCCGGCGCGCGCCGCATCGACGGTCACCGACAGGGTGGGACGCGCGCGCAAATTGGGCGGCAGCCGGTCGAACACCGCGCGCACCGGCAGGCCGTCGTCGCGCAGCACCTCGATCCGGTCGCCGATCTGGAGAACGATGCCACCATTGGCGGCGAGCACCTTGGCCCGCTCGGTGCGTTCGGCGCCCGTTGCGGGATTGGTGCGGACGAGCGTGATCACCTGCCCCACCGCCTTGTCCATCAGCTTGTCGGGGGTGAGCAGGTCGAAGTCGAAATTCTGTTCGATGATCGACAGGCCTTCGCCCGCCAACGTCACCGTTTCGGGACGGATACGCGCCGACACATCGGGGAATTCGATGCGGTTACGCCCGCGCGTCACGCGAAGCTGGCGATCATCCTGCACCAGCGACTGGCCATTATTGTAAATGGTAACCGCCACATCGCCCTGCGCATTGGGACCCGGCACGCTCGCCGCATCGCCTGACTGGGCCAAAGCCGGAGAGGCCGCCGCCGTAATCAGCAGGCCGCATGACATGGCAAAGCGCATAAAAAACTCCCCTCGGCAAAACCGAGGGGAGGCTATGGCATGGGACAGCCAAAAACCACCCCGAATATCGATATTTGACGCGGTTATTCCGCCGCTTCCTCGACCCCGTCATCGCCGGCATCGCTGGCGGGCGCGGCAAGCGTACGGCGGGTGCGGCGCGGCTTGGCGGCGGGCTTGGCTTCGGCCTCGCCGCTGTCCGCCTCGTCACGGCTTTCACTCCGCCCGATGGCGGGGGGCAGCGCGGCGCTGTCGATGCCCGAACTGCCGGTGTCGCTGTCCGCGGCCTCAGCGGCGCGGGTCCGGCGCGGACGCCGCGCACGCGGGGCAGGAGCGGCATCGTCGCCATCCTCGTCTGCGGCCTTGCTGCTCCGCCGGCCCTTGCCTTCGCTGTCCTGATCAGCGCTTTCGCTATCACGATCCTGATCACGGTCGCGGCGAGCGCGGCCACGCGGCTGACGCGCCGGGCGATCCTCTTCGTCCTCACGGCGTCCGCGGCCCCGACGGCTGTCATCGTCGTTATCGCTGTCGCCGCGATCATTTTCATTCTCGGTTTCGACGTCGCTGTCGTCCTGACCGTCGAAATCCTCAACCCCGCGCACTTCGCGCTGGCGGTCGTGCCCGCGATCATGACCGTTCTGTGCCTGCTTTTCTTCCTGACGCGCGCGAAAATCGCTGTGTACGCGGAAATAATGATCGGCGAATTGCAGATAATATTCGGTCTGGACCCGGTCGCCGGCAAGCTGCGCGTCGCGCGCCATATTCCGGTATTTCTCGATCATCTGGACCGCGTTGCCGCGTGCCCGGCTGTCGATGCGGTTCGCCTGATCGACGCCGCCGCGGCCGCCCGATTGCGAGCGGTTATTATTATTGCTGTTGTTACGACCGCGACGACGGCCGTTTTGCCGGTTGTTCATGTTCAACTGAGACATCCTGTCGAAAAGCTAATTAAGCTATGGCAACCTCATTCATGCCGGACGCGCTGTTCATCCTGTTGCGCGTCGCGCCCGCGCTTCAAGCGCGGCCCTTGCCCTTATCGTTCGAGCGGGCGACAGCCCGACGCGAACATATAAATGGGAAACAGACCCGCCGGACCAGTATCGATGCGTCCGCACCGCCAAAGGGACCCTGATCAGGCCTGTAAGCCGCCCCCTATCGTGCTTTGCGCGTGAAACCAAGCAATTTCTTACAAACAGCCTAGCGCCGCGTCAGACAAAGCGCCCGGTCGCGGCCGCCGAGGTCCTGGCGACAAGAGACCGAAAAGCCCGCCGATTCGGCAAGCCTTGTTACCGACATGGCCTGTGCCGCGCCAATTTCAAGGATAGCGGCCCCTCTTTCGGCCAAAAGAACAGGCAATGCAGGGATAATCCGCCGATAATCATCGAGACCGTCCTCCCCCGCAAACAGGGCGGCGGCGGGTTCATGGCGCGCCACCTGCGGCATCAATGCTTCGTCCGCGCCAATATAGGGGGGATTGCACAAGATGAGGTCAAAGCGCTCTGTGATCCCCGCCGCCCAGTCGCCCTGACGGAAAGACGCGCGCGCATCGAGCCCCAGCGCGGCGGCGTTGCGGCGTGCATAGTCGAGCGCGGCCTCGCTCGCGTCGATGCCAAGGCCGGTCGCCTGGGGCCATTCGCTGAGCGCGGCGAGCAGCAAGGTCCCGGGCCCGGTGCCAAGGTCGAGGATATGGCGCGGCCAGCCGGCGCGGCCCGCTCCGCGCGAAAAGGTGAGCGCGGCCTCGATCAAGGTTTCGCTGTCCGGGCGCGGGATAAGGACGCCGGGGCCGACCGCGAGGCGGATCGTCCAGAAATCGCGGTAGCCCAGAATATAAGCGACGGGTTCGTGCGCGAGCCGCCGCGCAACAAGCGCTTCGAAAGCGGCGGGAACGGTGAAACGCGCGGGGTCGAGCAAAAGCGACGCGCGTTCGGTGCCGAGCGCGTGTGCCATCAGCAATTCGGCATCGAGGCGCGGCGTGTCGGAGACGTCGGCGAGGCGGGCGGCGGCGGCGCGGATGCTCCGCGCGACATCATCCACGTGTGATTCCGTTCGTGCCGAGCGAGGTTGAGACGCCCATCAAATTTGCGCCACGCCGAGGGGCATCTCGACTTCGCTCGATGCAAACGGGGGACAGGGGGTGCAGGGGGCGACTGGGCTCCCGCCTTCGCGGGAGGACACGACTATTTTCCGCACGAGATGGGCTTGTGCCGGACACCCCATATGGGCGGCCATCCTGGCCTTAGTCATCGCTCAGCCCGGCGAGGCGCTGGGCCTGGTCTTCGGCGATCAGCGCGTCGATCAGCTCGCCCATTTCGCCTTCCAATATTTCGGGCAGGCGGTGGAGGGTCAGGTTGATGCGGTGGTCGGTGACGCGCCCTTGCGGGAAATTATAGGTGCGAATGCGTTCGGAGCGGTCGCCCGATCCGACCATCGCCTTGCGCGCCGAGGCTTCGGCATTGTGGCGCTTGGTGCGTTCAAGGTCGAAGAGGCGCGAGCGCAGCACCTGCATCGCCTTGGCGCGATTCTTGTGCTGACTGCGCTCATCCTGCTGGATAACGACAAGCCCGGTCGGAATATGGGTGATGCGGATCGCGCTGTCGGTCGTGTTGACATGCTGCCCGCCCGCACCGCTCGCCCGGTAAATGTCGATCTTGAGGTCATTGTCGTTGATCGCGACATCGACCTCTTCGGCCTCGGGCAGCACGGCGACGGTCGCGGCGCTCGTGTGGATGCGCCCGCCGCTTTCGGTGACGGGGACGCGCTGGACGCGGTGGACGCCGCTTTCAAACTTCAGCTTGGCAAAGACGCCCTGCCCCTTCACCGAGGCGACGACTTCTTTATAACCGCCGACCTCGGCCTCGTTGGCAGAGATGATTTCGACCTTCCACCCCTCAGTATCGGCAAAGCGGCTGTACATGCGGAGAAGATCGCCCGCGAACAGCGCCGCCTCGTCGCCGCCGGTGCCCGCGCGGATTTCGAGCATCGCGGCGCGTTCGTCGGCGACGTCCTTGGGCAAGAGCTTGATCGCAAGGTCATGCTCGGCGGCGGGCAGCGCCGCCTCGATCGCGGCCATTTCCTCTTCGGCCATCGCCTTCATTTCAGGGTCGGCGAGCATATCCCGGAGCGAGACCAGTTCGGCGCGCAACCGGGTGACTTCGCTCGCCGCCCTGGCGACGGGTTCCAGCTCGGCAAATTCCTTCGACGCGGCGACGAAATCGGCGGGCGCCATATCGCCCGTCGCCATCCGCGCCTGAAGCGCGGCATGGCGTTCGATGATGGCGTCGATCTGCTTTTCGGAGACGTGGGTCATCTGCTCGCTGTCACTTCATTGCTTCGTCATCCCGGACCTGATCCGGGATCCATGGCCGCCCGCATCGTCTGGACCCCGGATCAAGTCCGGGGTGACGATTGAAGATGGCCCTCGACCTCTTTTGCCCGCGCGCTGTCGCCGCGCACATTGATGTGCGGCGCGCCGTCACGCAGACCGACCGAGATCAGCGCATGGGCGGGAATTTTCGCGGCCTTGTCGAACCGCTTGCGCGGCGAGCCGGTGGCGACAATCTCGCTGGCAAAGCCCCCGCTGCGAAGCCACGCAAGCTTTTGCATGGCGAGCGCCAGCTGGCTGTCATCCTCAACCGCGATCACCGCGTCGAGCCGTGGGTCGATACCATCGTCGGCAAGCAGCATCGCCAGCCGCTCAATCCCTGCGGCCCATCCGACCGCTGGAGTGGCGGGGCCGCCCAGATTTTCGATCAGCCCGTCATAGCGCCCCCCGCCGAGCACCGTGCCCTGCGCGCCCAGCCGGTCGGTGATAAATTCAAAGGCGGTGTGGCGATAATAGTCGAGCCCGCGCACCAGCCGCGCATTGCGTTCCCACGCGACGCCCGCCGCGTCCAACCCCGACGTGACCGCGCCAAAGAAATCCTGCGCTTCGCTGGTCAGGAACGCGTCGATGTCGGGCGCGCTGTCGGCGACGGGGCGGTCGCGCGGATCCTTGCTGTCGAGGATGCGCAGGGGATTCTTGTCGAGCCGCGCAAGGCTGTCCTCGCTGAGTTCGCCCTTGTGCGCTTCAAAATGTTCGACGAGCGCCGCGCGCCACGCATCGCGGCTGGCCGCATCGCCAAGCGTGTTGAGCGTCAGGGTCACGCCCTCGGCGATCCCCAGCTCCTTCAAAAGCTGGTCGGCGAACACCAGCAGCTCGGCGTCGGCGAGCGGGCTGTCGCTGCCCAGCACTTCGGCGTCGAGCTGGTGGAACTGGCGATAGCGCCCCTTTTGCGGGCGTTCATAGCGGAACAGCGGCCCGTGCGTCGCGACCTTCAGCGGCGCGAACTGCTGCCAGCCATTGCTGATATAGGCGCGCGCGATCCCGGCGGTAAATTCGGGGCGCAAGGTGATCGATTCGCCGCCGCGATCCTCGAACGAATACATTTCCTTCGACACGACATCGGTGGTCTCGCCAAGGCTGCGCGCGAAGACGGCGGTGGGCTCGATCACCGGTACCTCGACGCGCTTGAAACCATAAAGGCGGCGCACGCGGTCGAATGTGTCGACCACATGCTGAAAACGGTCGGCGAAATCGCCGAGCATATCCTGGGTGCCGCGCACCGGCTGCGGCGCCTTTATCTTCGCCTTTTTATCCTTGCTCATGCGCGGCGCGTCTAAAGCTTTTTGGACGAAAGGCAAAGCGTCCATGCGCGCAGGGCGGCTGGACGCGGCGGCCATTTCGCGGCAGAGACGCGGTCCATGAAAAAAGCAGCTCTTGTCGCGGCGGCCCTGACGGCCGCGCCCATCGCCCTTTTGCCCGCCCTCGCCGCCGCGCAGCCGGGCAACAGCCGTCCGCAGCCGGTGGTCGAGCCCTATGTCATTCCGCTGCCCGCCGATGAGCCCTATCCCGGCCTGATGCAGCTTCGCGTCGATGCGAGCGACGTGGCGCGCGGGATTTTCCGCGTGCGCCAGACGATCCCGGTGGCAAAGGCGGGCAAGCTGACTTTGCTTTATCCCGAATGGCTGCCCGGTAAACATGCTCCGCGCGGGGCGATTTCGGGGGTTTCGGGTTTCAAGCCAAGCGCCAATGGCAAGCCGCTGAGCTGGACGCGCCAGCCGACCGATGTCTATGCCTTTGACGTCGATGTGCCCGAGGGCGTGAAAAACATCGACGTCCAGTTCGAATTTCTGTCGCCCGTGCGCGAAAGCGAAGGGCGGA
This window harbors:
- the prfA gene encoding peptide chain release factor 1, which codes for MTHVSEKQIDAIIERHAALQARMATGDMAPADFVAASKEFAELEPVARAASEVTRLRAELVSLRDMLADPEMKAMAEEEMAAIEAALPAAEHDLAIKLLPKDVADERAAMLEIRAGTGGDEAALFAGDLLRMYSRFADTEGWKVEIISANEAEVGGYKEVVASVKGQGVFAKLKFESGVHRVQRVPVTESGGRIHTSAATVAVLPEAEEVDVAINDNDLKIDIYRASGAGGQHVNTTDSAIRITHIPTGLVVIQQDERSQHKNRAKAMQVLRSRLFDLERTKRHNAEASARKAMVGSGDRSERIRTYNFPQGRVTDHRINLTLHRLPEILEGEMGELIDALIAEDQAQRLAGLSDD
- the hisS gene encoding histidine--tRNA ligase, whose amino-acid sequence is MSKDKKAKIKAPQPVRGTQDMLGDFADRFQHVVDTFDRVRRLYGFKRVEVPVIEPTAVFARSLGETTDVVSKEMYSFEDRGGESITLRPEFTAGIARAYISNGWQQFAPLKVATHGPLFRYERPQKGRYRQFHQLDAEVLGSDSPLADAELLVFADQLLKELGIAEGVTLTLNTLGDAASRDAWRAALVEHFEAHKGELSEDSLARLDKNPLRILDSKDPRDRPVADSAPDIDAFLTSEAQDFFGAVTSGLDAAGVAWERNARLVRGLDYYRHTAFEFITDRLGAQGTVLGGGRYDGLIENLGGPATPAVGWAAGIERLAMLLADDGIDPRLDAVIAVEDDSQLALAMQKLAWLRSGGFASEIVATGSPRKRFDKAAKIPAHALISVGLRDGAPHINVRGDSARAKEVEGHLQSSPRT
- a CDS encoding DUF4167 domain-containing protein, which produces MSQLNMNNRQNGRRRGRNNSNNNNRSQSGGRGGVDQANRIDSRARGNAVQMIEKYRNMARDAQLAGDRVQTEYYLQFADHYFRVHSDFRARQEEKQAQNGHDRGHDRQREVRGVEDFDGQDDSDVETENENDRGDSDNDDDSRRGRGRREDEEDRPARQPRGRARRDRDQDRDSESADQDSEGKGRRSSKAADEDGDDAAPAPRARRPRRTRAAEAADSDTGSSGIDSAALPPAIGRSESRDEADSGEAEAKPAAKPRRTRRTLAAPASDAGDDGVEEAAE
- the prmC gene encoding peptide chain release factor N(5)-glutamine methyltransferase, producing the protein MDDVARSIRAAAARLADVSDTPRLDAELLMAHALGTERASLLLDPARFTVPAAFEALVARRLAHEPVAYILGYRDFWTIRLAVGPGVLIPRPDSETLIEAALTFSRGAGRAGWPRHILDLGTGPGTLLLAALSEWPQATGLGIDASEAALDYARRNAAALGLDARASFRQGDWAAGITERFDLILCNPPYIGADEALMPQVARHEPAAALFAGEDGLDDYRRIIPALPVLLAERGAAILEIGAAQAMSVTRLAESAGFSVSCRQDLGGRDRALCLTRR
- a CDS encoding DUF4139 domain-containing protein, with the translated sequence MSCGLLITAAASPALAQSGDAASVPGPNAQGDVAVTIYNNGQSLVQDDRQLRVTRGRNRIEFPDVSARIRPETVTLAGEGLSIIEQNFDFDLLTPDKLMDKAVGQVITLVRTNPATGAERTERAKVLAANGGIVLQIGDRIEVLRDDGLPVRAVFDRLPPNLRARPTLSVTVDAARAGTIPARLSYLTPNLGWTADYVALFDAGKQAMDIQGWVTLTNSTGTTFDNARTLLVAGNPNGGGRRSGARPVRFPGGGMEAVMDSAGTESNDRERLGDFYLYPLERRTTIANAQQKQVSFLDIKGAPATSTYEYVNRWLASSDEPVSAASVLRFSTSRQGGLGDQLPAGTIRVYMRDARGDPQFIGENRIDHTPMGSAMSLLTGEAFDVKVQPTVVSRTRKGSARWQTAMRYTLSNACSEPVTVHLVQDGLWGDVRVEQESLKGNRVSADRIEWQVPVPANGKVDVTATFDTRY